One Cuculus canorus isolate bCucCan1 chromosome 1, bCucCan1.pri, whole genome shotgun sequence DNA segment encodes these proteins:
- the PROZ gene encoding vitamin K-dependent protein Z isoform X1: MARCSWTILFLLSAVFLQTEQTVFISAHDANNVMKRQRRDNSRLLEEVLQGSLERECLEERCTREEAREVFENDEMLKMFWEVYYGGRRCSSSPCQHNGVCEDNIRGYTCTCAEGYEGENCAFAKNECRHQGKEGCHHFCYPGSNSYHCSCADGYELGKDKKQCIALDHCACGRLQDTVNLIHKTRKKDDEPFPWQVLLLNSERKGFCGGVLLKSNFVLTTAECALLHSHFEIRVGAGPNGTNGTEKITQVKEKHIHIRYDEDTGDNNIALLQLQEHVECNNHQLPVCIPERDFAEHILIPKLSGTVSGWRMAGDELQGDELQVSFLPAEDCKQVLNISLTTRQFCGHLQEATDKQLAGGSFLATEYKGTWFLTGILGSWPLEDTDWDTFLFTNTARYIIWFKQKMK; encoded by the exons ATGGCAAGGTGCTCTTGGACAatactgtttcttctctctgccgTTTTCCTTCAGACAGAGCAGACAG TGTTTATATCAGCTCATGATGCAAACAATGTTATGAAGCGACAGAGGCGTGACAATTCACGTCTTTTGGAGGAGGTCCTCCAAGGCAGCTTGGAAAGGGAATGCCTTGAAGAGAGATGTACGCGTGAAGAAGCAAGAGAAGTATTTGAAAATGATGAAATGCTC aaaatgttttgggaaGTCTACTATG GTGGCAGGAGGTGCTCATCAAGCCCCTGCCAGCACAACGGCGTGTGTGAGGACAACATTCGTGGCTACACTTGTACCTGTGCCGAGGGCTACGAGGGAGAGAACTGTGCTTTTG CTAAAAATGAATGTCGTCACCAAGGAAAAGAAGGATGTCACCATTTCTGCTACCCAGGAAGTAACTCCTACCATTGTTCCTGTGCTGATGGTTATGAGCTTGGGAAGGATAAAAAGCAGTGCATCGCATTAG ATCATTGTGCGTGTGGCAGACTTCAAGACACTGTTAATCTGATACACAAAACCAGGAAGAAAGATGATGAGCCATTTCCTTGGCAG GTCCTGCTGCTAAACTCTGAACGGAAGGGCTTCTGTGGAGGAGTGCTgctaaaaagtaattttgtgttGACTACAGCAGAATGTGCCCTTCTGCACAGCCATTTTGAAATCAGGGTTGGTGCTG GACCTAATGGAACAAATGGAACTGAGAAGATAACACAAGTTAAAGAGAAACACATACACATCCGGTATGATGAAGACACCGGTGATAACAACATCGCATTACTACAACTCCAAGAGCATGTTGAGTGCAACAATCACCAGCTTCCTGTATGCATTCCTGAAAGAGATTTTGCAGAACACATTTTAATTCCAAAACTGTCTGGTACAGTCAGTGGCTGGAGAATGGCAGGTGATGAACTTCAAGGTGATGAGTTGCAGgtttcatttcttcctgctgaagACTGCAAACAAGTACTCAACATAAGCCTCACAACCAGGCAGTTCTGTGGACACCTCCAGGAGGCTACAGACAAACAACTGGCTGGAGGAAGCTTTTTAGCTACTGAGTACAAGGGCACATGGTTTCTGACTGGTATCCTAGGATCTTGGCCCCTAGAAGACACTGATTGGGACACATTTCTATTCACAAACACCGCAAGGTATATCATAtggtttaaacaaaaaatgaaataa
- the PROZ gene encoding vitamin K-dependent protein Z isoform X2: MFWEVYYGGRRCSSSPCQHNGVCEDNIRGYTCTCAEGYEGENCAFAKNECRHQGKEGCHHFCYPGSNSYHCSCADGYELGKDKKQCIALDHCACGRLQDTVNLIHKTRKKDDEPFPWQVLLLNSERKGFCGGVLLKSNFVLTTAECALLHSHFEIRVGAGPNGTNGTEKITQVKEKHIHIRYDEDTGDNNIALLQLQEHVECNNHQLPVCIPERDFAEHILIPKLSGTVSGWRMAGDELQGDELQVSFLPAEDCKQVLNISLTTRQFCGHLQEATDKQLAGGSFLATEYKGTWFLTGILGSWPLEDTDWDTFLFTNTARYIIWFKQKMK, encoded by the exons atgttttgggaaGTCTACTATG GTGGCAGGAGGTGCTCATCAAGCCCCTGCCAGCACAACGGCGTGTGTGAGGACAACATTCGTGGCTACACTTGTACCTGTGCCGAGGGCTACGAGGGAGAGAACTGTGCTTTTG CTAAAAATGAATGTCGTCACCAAGGAAAAGAAGGATGTCACCATTTCTGCTACCCAGGAAGTAACTCCTACCATTGTTCCTGTGCTGATGGTTATGAGCTTGGGAAGGATAAAAAGCAGTGCATCGCATTAG ATCATTGTGCGTGTGGCAGACTTCAAGACACTGTTAATCTGATACACAAAACCAGGAAGAAAGATGATGAGCCATTTCCTTGGCAG GTCCTGCTGCTAAACTCTGAACGGAAGGGCTTCTGTGGAGGAGTGCTgctaaaaagtaattttgtgttGACTACAGCAGAATGTGCCCTTCTGCACAGCCATTTTGAAATCAGGGTTGGTGCTG GACCTAATGGAACAAATGGAACTGAGAAGATAACACAAGTTAAAGAGAAACACATACACATCCGGTATGATGAAGACACCGGTGATAACAACATCGCATTACTACAACTCCAAGAGCATGTTGAGTGCAACAATCACCAGCTTCCTGTATGCATTCCTGAAAGAGATTTTGCAGAACACATTTTAATTCCAAAACTGTCTGGTACAGTCAGTGGCTGGAGAATGGCAGGTGATGAACTTCAAGGTGATGAGTTGCAGgtttcatttcttcctgctgaagACTGCAAACAAGTACTCAACATAAGCCTCACAACCAGGCAGTTCTGTGGACACCTCCAGGAGGCTACAGACAAACAACTGGCTGGAGGAAGCTTTTTAGCTACTGAGTACAAGGGCACATGGTTTCTGACTGGTATCCTAGGATCTTGGCCCCTAGAAGACACTGATTGGGACACATTTCTATTCACAAACACCGCAAGGTATATCATAtggtttaaacaaaaaatgaaataa
- the PCID2 gene encoding PCI domain-containing protein 2, with protein MTPGSSACPFMAHVSLNQYLQQVQDTIDSRDGHFFAEFVSFKHPHVANPRLQLSSPEEKCQQLLEPPYDEMLAAHLRCIYAVGNHDFIEAYKYQTVLVQSFLRAFQAHKEENWALPIMYAVALDLRVFANNADQQLVKKGKGKVGDMLEKAAELLMSCFRVCASDTRAGIEDSKKWGMLFLVNQLFKIYFKINKLHLCKPLIRAIDSSNLKDDYSMAQRVTYRYYVGRKAMFDSDFKQAEEYLSFAFEHCHRSSQKNKRMILIYLLPVKMLLGHMPTIQLLKKYDLMQFAEVTKAVSEGNLLLLNDALAKHETFFIRCGIFLILEKLKIITYRNLFKKVYLLLKTHQLSLDAFLFALKFMQVDDVDIDEVQCILANLIYMGHIKGYISHQHQKLVILSSASEAASSHPKNIVNGWFMSRIGIPGTVCVSFPRVAKAASVTKCVGMKC; from the exons ATGACTCCTGGCTCTTCTGCTTGTCCTTTTATGGCGCACGTCAGTTTAAATCAGTATTTACAGCAA GTACAAGACACCATTGACAGCAGAGATGgacatttttttgcagaatttgTATCATTTAAACATCCACATGTTGCAAACCCAAGGTTACAG CTTTCTTCTCCAGAGGAGAAGTGTCAGCAACTTTTGGAACCTCCATATGATGAAATGCTGGCAGCTCACTTAAG aTGTATTTACGCTGTTGGAAACCATGACTTTATAGAAGCATACAAATACCAGACGGTTCTTGTCCAAT CTTTCCTGCGAGCGTTTCAGGCACATAAAGAGGAAAACTG GGCTTTACCTATTATGTATGCTGTAGCCCTCGATCTTCGAGTTTTTGCTAATAAT GCAGATCAACAGCTagtgaagaaagggaagggcAAAGTTGGCGACATgttggaaaaagcagcagaactgctgaTGAGCTGTTTTCGAGTCTGTGCCAGTGACAC TCGAGCAGGCATTGAAGACTCCAAGAAGTGGGGAATGTTGTTTCTTGTGAATCAactgtttaaaatttattttaag atcaacAAACTCCATCTATGTAAGCCCTTAATTAGAGCAATTGACAGCTCAAATCTGAAGGATGACTATAGTATGGCACAGCGAGTTACGTACAGATACTATGTTGGACGCAAAGCCATGTTTGACAGTGACTTTAAGCAAG CTGAAGAGTATCTGTCATTTGCCTTTGAGCACTGTCACCGCTCAAgccagaagaacaaaagaatgaTTTTGATTTACCTGCTGCCAGTAAAAATGTTGTTG ggcCATATGCCAACAATTCAGCTCTTAAAAAAGTATGACCTTATGCAGTTTGCTGAAGTAACAAAGGCTGTGAG tGAAGGCAATCTTCTCCTACTGAATGATGCTCTGGCAAAGCACGAGACCTTCTTTATTCGATGTGGAATCTTTCTTATCCTTGAGAAGCTGAAAATCATCACATACAGAAATCTCTTTAAGAAAGT aTATTTACTACTTAAAACGCATCAGCTGTCTCTAGATGCCTTTCTGTTTGCCCTGAAATTCATGCAAGTAGACGATGTTGATATTGATGAAGTCCAGTGCATTTTAGCTAACCTTATATATATG GGTCACATTAAAGGCTATATATCTCACCAGCATCAAAAGCTTGTG ATACTCAGCTCGGCCAGCGAAGCTGCTTCCAGTCACCCCAAGAACATTGTAAATGGCTGGTTCATGTCCAGGATTGGAATACCAGGAACTGTGTGTGTCTCCTTTCCCAGAGTGGCCAAGGCTGCCAGTGTTACAAAGTGCGTTGGAATGAAATGCTGA